gatgggggggtccctgggTTGGGGTGTCCATGGTAGAAGAGGTCCCTTGGGGTGGTGCTGCTCTGGCTCCACACTCCCATCCCCCCCCCAGCAGTCAGTCCTctgggtgccccccccccccgagcacTGATTTCCCCCCCCAGCATTGGTTCCCCCATCACTGGGTCCCCCCCTCAGTGTGTGCCCAATGCATTGCAGGGTGCCTGGGtgcccccccggcccccgccccTGCGCAGGGTGGGCGTGCAGCCTCCTGCCCCCAGAACTGGCACTTATTCAGGGGCTACTGCTACGGGTACTTCACGGAGCGGCTGACGTGGGAGGAGGCCGAGGTGGGTCCCGGAGGTCCTGGGGGGGTCCGGGGGTGCCGGTGCCGGGCACTGACCCCCTCCGTGCCCCCCAGGCTGAGTGCGAGCGCCACGGGCCCATGGGGCACTTGGCCTCCATCCACAGCAGCGGGGCCAGCCGCGTCCTGGCCACGTACGTGAAGAGCCACAGGGATGGCGCCAACACGTGGATCGGGCTCCGGGATGAGGAGCACGTGAGTGACGCGGGGGTGACACGGGGCATGGGGACACCGCAGGGACACTGACCCGGCATGGACACACCATGGGTGCATGGACACGCCATGGGCACGTGGACCCAGCGTGGGACACGCAGACCCAACATAGGCACACAGACACACCATAGGACATGGACACACCATGGGACATGTGGACCCAAAGTGGGCACACGGATACACCATGGGACACAGACACATCATGGGGACATGGACGTGCCATGGCACTCACTGACCCCCGCGAAACACACTGACCCCCCCATGTTCCCCCAGTCCCGGCAGTGGAAGTGGTCAGATGGTTCCACCTTCAACTACAAGAGCTGGGACAGGGGACAACCCAACAATCTCTGGGACATAGAGGACTGTGTGGTGCTGGACCAGCTTTCGGGTGAGCCACGGGGACacggggacatggggggacatgagGGTATGTGGTCACTGTGGGGGAGTTGGAGTGTCTGTGGTAAAGTGGTGATGGAGACAATGGAGATGGAGTGATGTAGATGGGGTGATGGAGGTAAAAGGGTGTGATgtggggtgctggtggtgtAAGGGGGTTGCTGGTGAGTGCCAGTAGGGGAAGGGGGGTGGAATGGGGGTGCTGTTGGTGGAAGGGGGGtgcaggtgggtgctggggggtgccAGTGGTGGAAGGGGGGTGCTGGTGAGTGCCGGTGGTGCCTCTGGTGACCCTCTGCCCGTGCCCAGGTTTCAAGCTGTGGCACGACTACCCCTGTGACAACAGGTTCCCCTTCCTGTGCCAGCACCGGCTCTGAGAGGCTGTGCCCTGGGATGGGGGGACCCCGAGAACctcccctgctgcctgcaccccctCGTGTACTCCCAACCCTGCACCCCCCCGTGTACCTCTATGAACCCCCCCATGCACCCAGTACCAATAAAGCTCgttcccagcacccagcacctgCCTGAGCCTGTTCTTCTCCCACCACACGTGTGGGCACCAGTGGTgccaccaccaaaaccacctGTGCCCCATGGATGGGGACAGCTGGGACATCAGGGGCTATGGGgacacccctgccatggggacacccctGCCATTGGGATACCTCCTGCCATGGGGACACCTCctgccatggggacaccccctGGACACGGCAGAGAAGAGGCGGGGCCAGAGGTGCATGGGGGGACTTTATTGTAGCGAAGAGACGTGGAGGTCCAGGGGTGACATGAGGTGACGTGTGGTGACAATTGGTGACGTGGGGTGATGGGAGTGACGCAGGTCTCAGGGTACCCCCCCCTTAGGCCGCGTATTTGCAGACGAAGGGTTTCTTCTCGCTGCAGGACTCGTCGTCCCAGGACATGAAACCTGCAGGAGAGGGGCCAGCGCTGGGGCCAGGCCCCATAACTGCCCCCAACCACCCCCCAACtgccccccatcaccccccaacTGCCCTCAACCGCCCCGCAACTGCCCCCACCACCTCCCAGCTGCCCCCAACCACCCCGCAACTGCCCCCACCACATCCCAGCTGCCCACAGCCACCCCCAActgctccccatcaccccccaacTGCCCCAACCAGCCCCCAActgcccccatcaccccccaacCACCCCAACtgccccccatcaccccccaactgccccccatcaccccccaacTGCCCTCAACTGCTCCAAACCACCCCCCAACtgccccccatcaccccccaacCACCCCCCAACTGCTGCACATCACCCCCAACTGCCCCCAACCACCTTCCATCACCCCCTGTCAGCCCCCATCCCTCCGCCCCCGTCGGGCGCTCACCGGCCGCATCCTCCAGCGCGGCGCAgcgcggccccgcggccgcgTCGTCCCCGTCCCAGGCCGAGTAGCGCCGCCGGGACCCGTCCACCCAGGACCAGGCCTGGCCCTGGGCACCGCCACGGGTCAGCGACAGGGACGGGGACGGGCAGGGACAGGGGCAGCGGCAGAGACGGGGGCAGGGACGGGAagggatgggcagggacagggacgAGACGGGGACGGGgacaggcaggggcaggggcagggtgaggatggatggatggagggagggagggagggatggaagcACCGGGGGCAG
The window above is part of the Strigops habroptila isolate Jane chromosome 3, bStrHab1.2.pri, whole genome shotgun sequence genome. Proteins encoded here:
- the LOC115601724 gene encoding C-type lectin-like, translated to MRAGPRLPPRLLGCLLLAACLGGCLGAPPAPAPAQGGRAASCPQNWHLFRGYCYGYFTERLTWEEAEAECERHGPMGHLASIHSSGASRVLATYVKSHRDGANTWIGLRDEEHSRQWKWSDGSTFNYKSWDRGQPNNLWDIEDCVVLDQLSGFKLWHDYPCDNRFPFLCQHRL